The Cydia splendana chromosome 2, ilCydSple1.2, whole genome shotgun sequence nucleotide sequence AAAAacctttatctacacacatatcataaactctctatgatgccttcaaaatccgtaaataatggcccacattacgataaactgttttgttacagcaaatttcttatctgtgaaaatgtggtaatagcttcattactatatcaaaatcgatttggtaatgatattcaaatttcgaacatctctgaaaaaaaaagcaatttgatttgacccctattctaatatcagtcgagatgacgttttattcgaaatcaaatgtcaattgcatacaatattgacaaatctcacttgtaagttggtatcggacgatatggtaatcgaccccgactctagtttgtctctgaattaaaaaaaaaaactacggatgcgtgacatgcgtgaaaaaagttttcatttgccgccatttgacgtacagtttatcttttaattagtttgtagtaaaaaataatttattttgttgtttttaaagtaactataacaaaagtttcgtgtaaaatgtgcgataaagatatttcggagacgccatctcatatccgcaagttccgccagagaggaaagtgccccaatgtcggttgtaatatgaggttagtgaatatatcatagaaagtttataatatgtgtgtagataaagcagtgtatgtaactgtacataatgaggcattaaaacactcgtgtgatactattatgaaactcatttcattcgtttcataaacccacactcgtattttaatgcctttcattatgtagcagtcacataaactactattgtacTTTGTAAAATGTACCTGTAAAGTTTCCAGTGAAATAATTACTTTATTATGGCCGTTCTTCAGTCAATTTATTCCTTCAACTCGTAAAGGTTATAACTAGAAGGTACTATTTCACTTAAATACGTGAGAAAtaatgtgcaattgtgcatGGACTACCGACTCGAAACGCAGGCTCTACCACTAAATCTAAGTTAATATAAACAATTTACAATATTTGAAATAAAGCCCCTATCCCTCTCCATATAGCGCCGCTGAGCCCATCCTACCTGCCACCATCGGGCGGCCGACCTTCGAGTGGCTACGGAGCCCCAGCGCCTTCGTCCAGTTATGGGGCCCCCGCACCCTCGTCCAGCTATGGCGCCCCTGCGCCGTCGTCCAGCTACGGAGCCCCGGCACCAAGACCCTCAAGCACCTATGGAGCCCCAGCACCTAGACCATCGTCTAGCTATGGCGCCCCTGCCCCAAGGCCGTCTAGCAGCTATGGTGCCCCAGCACCTAGACCGTCGTCCAGTTATGGTGCCCCCGCGCCAAGCAGGCCCTCGAGCAGTTACGGCGCCCCGCCTCCGTCTTCCAGCTACGGCGCTCCCGCCCCAAAGCCCTCTAGCAGCTACGGAGCACCGGCCCCATCTTCCAGCTACGGCGCTCCCGCCCCAAAACCTTCTAGCAGCTATGGAGCACCCGCACCATCTTCCAGCTATGGTGCTCCCGCCCCGCGCCCATCTTCAAGCTACGGTGCGCCCGCGCGTCCTCCAGCGACCAGCTATGGCGTGCCCACCGGTCCTTCCACGACCTACGGCGCTCCAGCTCCTAGACCTTCCAGCAGCTATGGAGCTCCCGCACCTAAACCTTCCAGCAGCTATGGCGCTCCTGCCCCTTCAAGCTCCTATGGAGCCCCATCTCCTCCCTCAAGCACTTACGGTGTTCCGGCCCAGCCCGCCCCAGTCCCGTCTAGCTCTTACGGCGCGCCTTCGACCTCTTACGGCGCTCCTGCCCCGTCATCCACGTACGGCGCTCCCGGTGGCAGCAGCGGCAGCTTCGGTGGAAGCAGCAGCTTCGGTAGCAGCAGCGGAAGCTTCGGCGGACATGGAAGCAGTGGTGGAAGCGGTTTTGGCGGCAGCGGCTTCGGAAGTGGTAGCGGTTTTGGAAGCAGCGGACCTTCCTCAAGCTATGGCGCGCCTTCAGCACCTTCGTCCAGCTACGGTGCTCCAGCTCAGACCCCATCTAGCAGCTATGGAGCTCCTAGCTCTGGCGGATTCTCTGGTGGACATTCCAGCGGTGGTTTCTCCTCCAGCGGCTCAAGCGGCTTCTCATCTAGCGGCAGCGGTTACTCCTCAGGAGGTTCTGGTGGATTCGGTGGTTCTTCTGGAGGCCACGGCTCAGGAGGCTACAGCTCAGGAGGCTCCGGTGGATTCGGTGGTGGATCCGGTGGTTACTCATCAGGCCCCGCCAGCGTACCTGATACCATCCAACAAAGCTACGACTCTAATGGCGGCTACTCTTATTAGGCGGCGTGAATGCGCGCCAATCAGTGCTGTGTGTGATGCTAGGCGGTCAAGTGTTACCTGATACTTAAAGTAGCGgcaaaattgaaataacttGTAAATATTAGTACGAGTCCAGTCAGCAGGTGTAAACGGGTGAGGTATTCAAAATGCTCTTATTTTCTTAGGAAAAAATGTGctcagatcattttgaacacttccTCCTTTTAGCGTAAGTATTCTGCAAGTATGGTTTTTGCCTGCGAACTAGGTCAAGATTGCCGATTGCTttagaaaaaagtcttatgatattagacattaaataataattatcaacTTGAATATATACCTATCTAaccgaatttaaactgtcgtgagacatacttacacattaaactaattttacggtttaaactCACGTGTTTATAATCACTCTCGAGATATtttggagagcctaggtctcctttcttaagcactaacagtgcgagcagcgttcaccaCGGCCGTGGTTCGGATACCCTGGCGCCTGTTAGTGCTTAAGAAAgaagacctaggctctccgactAAAAACACCTGAGTTTAAACCATAAAATTAGTttaatgaaaatataatttactTAACTCTACCATTGATAGGTAATAGAAGTATtaaacaggtatttaaaaaataatagcaAAAATAAATAGCAGAATGACCAAAATGTTTTTCAacgttttattaattttgtaaaaTGAGGGCATTTGTATAATTCTTCGGAGAATTGTGTATATGtcgttgtttttttatcataCAATATGACAAGTACCTGCAATGTAAGTTTAATATCTTAACCTAAAGTCCGACATCAGAGATCTTCCACTCGATTGAAATAGTgtatttaataaactttattTTGGTCAAGATTTCGAACTTTAGGTTCAGGCCCTTCCAACGCCTTACCGTGGCCGTGTCGTGTCCTGTCGTGTCGTGTCGGTCTCGTCTCGTTATACTCACTGTGTATGTATCGTAGCAACgaaaagtattaattatttaattttaataagcaATTGTACAAAATTTAGTttaagtacaaaatattttgtaaaaataaagttttgtaaATAATTGATTATTTTTTCACTTAacgggagaggcctttgcccagcagtgggacaccggAATAGGCTAGGAAAAAAAAAGTCAGTATGGCAAACCCTGACCACCACTAATCGACATTTAATAGAGCATATAAGCAAGGTTAAAAGACATACTAAAAGTAggcaatgtacagtcagcttcaaatagatagtgacggccaaataaatatacataacaCACCTTGGTTTTTCTAGAAATGAAGATGTGTACAGTTACCTGCAATGATATGATACACAACGAAGAccgtatttaataaataagaccGAAACGTCCAATTTGTAGAGAAATAatagcgtgtcacatatttttgcggccttcgttgtttaacatatttttgcagGTGACTGGACCAATAGGTATAATATATAGCTAGTTTGGCCGTCACTATTTATTCTAGTGGAAGCAGTTATGAAGTtaacccaaaaaaaatattaagctaTGAGCTTCATCACATATAATCTTTGAGTAATTCTTAGCGTTTCTAGCCTGGGAGGCAATAAGAAGCGTGCGTCTAGTCGGGGAGGGCGGGGTACAAAGATGGCCGCCACCCCTCATCTTTAAATAAGTTATTGggaaaaatttcatttttggtacaagcttttatcgctgactgtactttctttccacaggcaattaatactcatcgagacaattctaaaaaccccaaacacaattaggtttcgttgttttatcacagagttcctatggtcacctctggtctccatcatcagatcagctcgatgacaccataatattgcattgtcacccgacttacgtatgtatgcaaaatttcagctcaattggAAACCGGGTAGTGGattaatttaacttgcaagatttcattacagacaacggtcaggtgaaactaaataaaagcttgtaaaaaaatcTATTCTGGTCCTGGTGGCTACTAaggcaagtttggtatcattttcgtataaaccgAAGACGTAGAATTCATTgctgatatttgtttttttcagtttcatagtaattttacaAGAAAAACGTAAAAAGGTGAAAATTTTGCTTGGAGATTTTTGCTTTGGGAGCTAATAACTTTTGTATAGTGaccaaaaatatcatacaaaaaatactataataaagcGCAATTCATGCAGATTCTAAAATCATACAGGTTTAATAATATCCTACTGCAAAAAGATGgtgaaaaaattattaaatgacCGCAGCGCGGGTAGTTGAGACTCTCGCTAGGCGGCGTTTATCTTACAAAATGGTCGAGTACGAGGTATGAGTATCTGCTTAATGCTTactttgttaaattttatgaTGCCAAATAAAATACTTTCTGTATATTTAATGTCCACAGTTTCcggtacatatatgtacataattcTGTGcactttaattttctttttatgcAGTTGCAACGATTTTTGCAACCTGTTTTGCACCTGCAACGAGTGAGTTCCAGGCACACACTTACGACATCGGGTAAATCTGACAAAAAATTTAAGCACTTAACATCGTCCACATTCATAACTAACAATAAGTAAATCTTCGAATCGAGTTGTACGGGCTCGTCGCTCGCCTTTGGTTCACATTGGGTATGATCTATAGGAGATGTTGTAATAATAAGTAGACAAACTCTCGACATACTATGTTTATTGCGCCTATCGGCGATCCACAACGGTACACATTTCACAGTTTCAATATTCAACAAGAACTAGGAATAAGTCAATAGTATATCTACAATCTAACAGTGGACCGGTCGCTTCCTAACCTAAACGCGCCAACATAATTTACAttcataagtatatatttttcaataacttCAATTTCTTGATATGTTGAGGTCAgtcatataattatttataaatagagaacgatataaatatttatttttgttacacatttttttttcgcataatACTTGATAAGGAATAAAATATAAAGTAGGTatcataaatataataaaaacaatactgctttgtaaaaaataacacAAGCTTTTTAGGCTACTACGTCGGTCAATTCAACCACTGAAAAtggatgaataaaaaatatcgaTTTATAAGATTTGATTACAAAGTTTGAATTCGTTAGATTTAACTTCAATTATTTAATATCGACAAACACAACAGAGTtcttagagttagatcaagaaaagtctgcagcgattttgatagcttagttacgcagtgcaagtgttgttaattacgtcataatttcatagattgacgtttaaaataacacttggactccgtgtgctatcaaaatcgctgcagacttttcttggtctatctcTACTGACAAGTCAAGTCAGCTTCTTTTTTTCTAGCTGTCATAAATTATAATGATAGccattatgttgatttaatacgAGGATGTGACAACACTGACCTGTAATGCCTTACtttttcatttcaaaaataacTGAGGTTTATCCAATTATTTTCTAGATCACTGCAAGCGATTTTTGACCACAAAACCAAAAGTGTCATCACCTTAAAAAAACATTAAGCATtaaagcatttagtaactggagacgtcatcgctgtcattttctgtaggaaagagtctgccgatttttgcgggggaggggaagTCAactgtattgctatttctacatgagtCGTAAGTAACGTACAAATACGAGTAGCCATGTCagccatacaaaagtttgcacaattgtgcaagtttttcggcagaggggtaagctcttaaaggcgactccagttattaaatgctctaaggtcatCACCGTCAAAGGCTAATGCTACATAAATGTAGTTATGGTTAAGTCAGGTTGAATAACCATTCAACGAAAATTTAACCTTTCAAGGACTTGATGCTGAGTAtatttgaaagtatttattgatTCTTaggatatttttaattaaaattgtatataTCCTAAATCGAAAGACTAAGAAATGGCCAGGTTTAAAACACTCGGTAGGATATAGCCGGAGTTATGTCTTCAAATATTCTTGACAATTATATAAGTCATCACTAATAAGGATACAATTTCAAAACATTTAAATTATAAGGTAAATAAGTATGTTtcaaatatatgtaaatatttttttgtatattctagcttaaaaataaatatttgacttaaattataatcatattttttaaacaggatataatttgaaataaaatatcttaataAGCATTTTATATCTGATATGTATGGTATACATTTGAACAAATTCGACTATTCTAGTTAGAAAGCGCGGCCGAAGAACAACAACGAACCTATAGCTACTTACAATTACTGATATGTATCCTCTATACTAAAGTTAAGATATGTTCAATAAGTTAACATTAAGTCACATTTATTTGATATGTTTCGTGTCCAAGTCTTAGCAAACTCTAttctttatacctacatataggcAGGTGACTTGTATATcacattaaaaat carries:
- the LOC134806138 gene encoding pro-resilin translates to MVHIKTIVFAALLVAVAAKPRRIHYKREAPLSPSYLPPSGGRPSSGYGAPAPSSSYGAPAPSSSYGAPAPSSSYGAPAPRPSSTYGAPAPRPSSSYGAPAPRPSSSYGAPAPRPSSSYGAPAPSRPSSSYGAPPPSSSYGAPAPKPSSSYGAPAPSSSYGAPAPKPSSSYGAPAPSSSYGAPAPRPSSSYGAPARPPATSYGVPTGPSTTYGAPAPRPSSSYGAPAPKPSSSYGAPAPSSSYGAPSPPSSTYGVPAQPAPVPSSSYGAPSTSYGAPAPSSTYGAPGGSSGSFGGSSSFGSSSGSFGGHGSSGGSGFGGSGFGSGSGFGSSGPSSSYGAPSAPSSSYGAPAQTPSSSYGAPSSGGFSGGHSSGGFSSSGSSGFSSSGSGYSSGGSGGFGGSSGGHGSGGYSSGGSGGFGGGSGGYSSGPASVPDTIQQSYDSNGGYSY